One segment of Virgibacillus doumboii DNA contains the following:
- the glmS gene encoding glutamine--fructose-6-phosphate transaminase (isomerizing), producing the protein MCGIVGYIGQNDTKDVLLNGLEKLEYRGYDSAGIAMLNEDGLNLFKVKGRIATLRDRVDYTVEATMGIGHTRWATHGVPSAENAHPHQGASGRFTLVHNGVIENYQDLKSDYLSGVSFVSETDTEVIVQLVEKNFEKYQDTAEAFRQTIGLLKGSYAIGLIDKEDQDTIYVAKNKSPLLVGLGDGFNVIASDAMATLKETDQYLEIYDQEIVLVSRNFVEVQKLNGTVVNRKPFTAQIDVSDTEKGTYPHFMLKEIDEQPFVMRKIIQEYQDENNNLKLDQDVRSAMKACDRIYIIAAGTSYHAGLVGKQFIEKLAKIPVEVHVASEFSYNMPLLSEKPLFVFISQSGETADSRAVLVKIKELGHPSLTMTNVPGSTLSREANYTLNLYAGPEIAVASTKAYTAQMAVLAILAVDTAQAKGIELDFDPMQELAIVANAMEVLTDQKEAIERLTRDYLATSRNAFFIGRSIDYYVCIEGALKLKEISYIQAEGFAGGELKHGTIALIEEGTPVIALATQSEVNYGIRSNVQEVVARGANAMVISMKGLEQDTDAFVVPPVHELLTPLVSVVPLQLLAYYAALHRDCDVDKPRNLAKSVTVE; encoded by the coding sequence ATGTGTGGAATTGTAGGATATATCGGACAAAACGATACAAAAGATGTATTACTGAATGGACTTGAGAAACTGGAATACCGCGGTTATGACTCGGCGGGAATTGCGATGTTGAATGAAGATGGATTGAATCTTTTTAAAGTAAAAGGACGGATTGCGACCCTAAGAGACCGTGTGGATTATACGGTTGAAGCAACGATGGGGATTGGCCATACACGCTGGGCGACACATGGTGTACCAAGTGCGGAAAACGCACATCCGCATCAGGGCGCATCCGGCAGATTTACGCTTGTTCACAATGGTGTTATTGAAAATTACCAGGACTTAAAAAGCGATTATTTGAGTGGAGTTTCTTTTGTCAGTGAAACGGATACAGAAGTTATTGTTCAACTCGTTGAAAAGAACTTCGAAAAATATCAGGATACTGCAGAAGCATTCCGCCAAACGATTGGTCTTTTAAAAGGTTCGTATGCAATTGGGTTAATCGACAAAGAAGACCAGGATACGATTTATGTTGCAAAAAATAAAAGCCCATTACTTGTTGGGCTGGGCGATGGCTTCAATGTGATTGCAAGTGACGCAATGGCAACATTGAAAGAAACAGATCAATATTTGGAAATTTATGATCAGGAAATTGTCCTCGTAAGCCGCAACTTTGTTGAAGTACAGAAGCTGAATGGAACGGTTGTTAACCGTAAACCATTCACAGCACAAATTGATGTGAGTGATACCGAAAAAGGAACCTATCCTCATTTTATGCTGAAAGAAATTGATGAACAGCCGTTTGTCATGCGTAAAATCATTCAGGAATACCAGGATGAGAATAACAACCTGAAGCTTGATCAGGATGTTCGCAGTGCCATGAAAGCATGTGACCGCATTTATATAATTGCTGCAGGCACAAGTTATCATGCCGGATTGGTCGGAAAGCAGTTTATTGAAAAACTGGCAAAAATTCCTGTTGAAGTGCATGTGGCAAGTGAATTTTCGTATAACATGCCATTACTGTCGGAAAAACCGTTATTTGTGTTTATTTCACAAAGTGGCGAAACTGCTGACAGTCGCGCGGTATTAGTAAAAATAAAAGAATTGGGACACCCGTCATTGACGATGACAAACGTGCCGGGATCCACCCTTTCTCGTGAAGCAAATTACACATTAAATCTTTATGCAGGGCCGGAAATTGCCGTCGCATCAACAAAAGCATACACAGCACAAATGGCTGTTCTGGCGATTTTGGCAGTAGACACAGCACAGGCTAAAGGCATTGAGCTGGACTTTGACCCAATGCAGGAACTGGCAATTGTAGCTAATGCGATGGAAGTCCTGACAGACCAAAAAGAAGCAATAGAGCGCTTAACAAGAGATTATTTGGCGACATCACGTAATGCATTCTTTATCGGACGCAGTATTGACTACTATGTTTGTATAGAAGGTGCGCTTAAGCTGAAAGAAATCTCCTACATTCAGGCGGAAGGTTTCGCCGGCGGAGAGCTGAAGCACGGAACAATCGCGTTGATTGAAGAAGGAACACCTGTCATTGCGCTGGCTACACAATCCGAAGTGAATTATGGAATCCGCAGCAATGTGCAGGAAGTAGTCGCACGTGGTGCAAATGCCATGGTTATCAGCATGAAAGGCCTGGAGCAGGATACAGATGCATTCGTAGTACCGCCTGTGCATGAATTGCTGACACCATTGGTAAGTGTAGTACCGCTGCAATTGCTTGCATACTATGCAGCACTGCATCGAGACTGTGACGTTGATAAGCCACGGAATTTGGCCAAATCTGTTACTGTTGAGTAA
- a CDS encoding NAD(P)-dependent alcohol dehydrogenase: MKAMVYTKYGQPNVLKLKEVKKPVPKHNEVLVKVHAASINSWDWDLLRGTSFIARIGGVLKPKYKILGADIAGQIESVGSDVTQLQPGDVVFGDISGCGWGGFGAYVCADENAFVRKAASMSFKEAAAVPQAAVLALQGLRFKGSIQTGQKVLINGAGGGVGTFAVQIAKAFGAEVTGVDSTRKLDMIRSIGADHVIDYTKEDFTKNGQRYDVILDVVAYRPIFDYKRALNPKGRFVMVGGPTVRILQVILLGPWISMIERKKMVPLIHQPNKKDLNLIKDLIASGKVVPVIDRSYALSEVAEAFRYFGEGNVQGKVIIMLEHNNN, encoded by the coding sequence ATGAAAGCAATGGTATACACAAAATATGGGCAACCGAATGTTCTTAAACTTAAAGAGGTGAAAAAACCCGTACCCAAGCACAATGAAGTACTGGTAAAAGTCCATGCGGCATCTATAAATTCATGGGACTGGGATCTCCTTAGAGGAACATCATTTATAGCCCGCATAGGAGGTGTTCTAAAACCGAAATATAAGATACTTGGAGCAGATATTGCAGGGCAAATAGAGTCAGTTGGCAGTGATGTAACACAACTTCAGCCGGGTGATGTGGTTTTCGGGGACATTTCCGGGTGTGGTTGGGGTGGTTTCGGTGCGTATGTATGTGCAGATGAAAATGCATTCGTACGAAAAGCAGCCAGTATGTCATTCAAGGAGGCAGCAGCTGTACCTCAGGCGGCAGTTCTTGCTCTTCAGGGACTTCGTTTTAAAGGAAGCATTCAAACAGGACAAAAGGTTTTAATTAATGGCGCCGGTGGTGGTGTTGGTACGTTTGCAGTACAGATTGCCAAAGCATTCGGAGCTGAAGTGACTGGCGTGGACAGCACGAGGAAATTAGACATGATACGTTCAATCGGTGCAGACCATGTCATTGATTACACAAAAGAAGATTTCACTAAAAATGGACAACGTTATGACGTGATTCTGGATGTTGTGGCATATCGACCGATTTTCGATTACAAGCGTGCACTAAACCCCAAAGGCAGGTTTGTCATGGTCGGAGGTCCCACTGTACGGATTCTTCAGGTTATATTACTGGGGCCATGGATTTCAATGATTGAGCGCAAGAAAATGGTTCCCCTGATACATCAGCCAAACAAAAAAGATTTAAACCTTATAAAGGATCTTATTGCATCAGGCAAGGTTGTCCCTGTTATCGATAGAAGTTACGCTTTAAGTGAGGTTGCTGAAGCGTTCCGGTATTTTGGAGAAGGGAATGTCCAAGGCAAAGTTATCATCATGTTGGAGCATAATAATAATTAA
- a CDS encoding TetR/AcrR family transcriptional regulator, which yields MEDRQSFIAEARREQIIKAAIEVLKDIGYVSTSLAKIAKKAKISTGLISYHFSGKEDLMNNTLIYLVEQEWMFINERVAIKQTFTEKLIAFIEASLAYQVSSRTNNIALIEIVFNARTPDHTPYYLLEDDEEDLKNGLLQEILILGRESKEFGDFNPQVMTTVIQGAISESMLTFQNKVSVEKYSEELTKSILKIVR from the coding sequence ATGGAAGACAGGCAGTCATTTATAGCTGAGGCCAGAAGAGAGCAGATAATAAAGGCGGCAATTGAGGTTTTAAAAGATATTGGGTATGTAAGTACAAGCTTGGCCAAAATAGCGAAAAAGGCAAAAATAAGCACTGGACTAATCTCTTATCATTTCTCAGGTAAAGAAGATTTGATGAATAATACTTTAATATATTTAGTTGAACAAGAGTGGATGTTTATTAATGAGCGGGTTGCAATAAAACAGACATTCACGGAAAAATTAATAGCATTTATCGAAGCAAGTTTGGCTTACCAGGTTTCAAGCAGAACAAATAATATTGCTTTAATTGAAATAGTTTTCAACGCACGTACACCCGACCATACCCCTTATTACTTACTGGAAGATGATGAAGAAGATTTAAAAAACGGATTATTACAAGAAATTCTCATCCTAGGGCGGGAATCGAAGGAATTTGGTGATTTTAATCCTCAGGTTATGACAACTGTCATTCAAGGGGCGATATCAGAATCCATGTTAACTTTTCAAAATAAAGTCAGTGTAGAAAAATATAGTGAAGAACTGACAAAGAGTATATTGAAAATAGTCAGGTAA
- a CDS encoding YqeB family protein has protein sequence MRHNETVLGYSKYEKTLIVLIPMILGGLIGWFIPVIAGWLLNLPIVPMEQLIEFIASSDNLWITVIAAIIGVVAGILLAFIILEENLEVRISDNSLQLKLDNKMETIDKKDISAIYMEKKQFIILGPNNQELYRGVLETKKDTVREALNYYRYPWHDEDPFKNQYQRWVLGHPDFPEKINALLYAREHALKEDKKKDAKYLREDLAKLGAVIRDEKNAQYVRLAEGAISKRK, from the coding sequence ATGAGACATAATGAAACGGTTCTTGGTTACAGTAAATATGAAAAAACACTCATTGTTTTGATTCCAATGATTTTGGGTGGTTTGATTGGCTGGTTTATTCCAGTCATTGCCGGATGGTTATTGAATCTTCCAATAGTCCCTATGGAACAACTTATTGAATTCATAGCATCATCAGACAATCTATGGATTACTGTTATAGCTGCCATTATTGGGGTTGTTGCTGGTATATTATTGGCATTTATCATTTTGGAGGAGAATCTTGAAGTTAGGATTTCCGATAATTCCCTGCAGTTAAAATTAGATAATAAGATGGAAACGATTGATAAAAAGGATATTTCAGCTATTTATATGGAAAAAAAGCAATTCATAATCCTTGGGCCAAATAATCAGGAACTATATAGAGGAGTTCTTGAAACGAAAAAAGATACCGTCCGGGAAGCATTGAATTATTATCGATATCCCTGGCATGACGAGGACCCTTTTAAAAATCAGTACCAGCGATGGGTTTTAGGGCATCCTGATTTCCCCGAAAAAATAAACGCATTACTGTATGCACGAGAACATGCATTGAAAGAGGATAAAAAGAAAGATGCTAAATATCTGCGCGAGGATTTAGCAAAATTGGGGGCTGTTATTAGGGACGAGAAGAACGCCCAATATGTGAGGCTGGCTGAAGGAGCCATTTCTAAAAGGAAATAA
- a CDS encoding YkvI family membrane protein has protein sequence MKRILQIGSAFMGVIVGAGLASGQEILQYFTSFGYMGIFGAIISTALFAYLGFTLTKLGSRMKATSHKEAIYKVSGNKWLGLIVDYIIIFTLFGVGVVMIAAAGSIFGQQFGLPAVFGITVMSILTAITIMMNIEGVVKVIGSITPFLILSVIAVSIYSLLTMDVSFAQLEPVADGQPSSLPNWFISGINYASFNIAVGASMALLMGGSEKNEKVASLGGLIGGLGIGVIIVLTNLAIFSKIDVVANVDMPMLKLVNDISPVLGILYAIILFGMIFNTAVGMFFAFAARFTDVGTKNHKTFVVITGIAAFILSFVGFTELVALFYPLIGYLGLFLILALIIAPFRNTTFSKDEKASRKSA, from the coding sequence ATGAAACGTATTTTGCAAATTGGAAGCGCTTTTATGGGTGTCATTGTCGGCGCTGGTTTAGCTTCCGGACAAGAGATTCTTCAGTATTTTACCAGTTTTGGTTACATGGGGATATTTGGAGCTATTATCTCAACCGCACTATTTGCATATCTTGGTTTTACACTGACAAAACTCGGGAGCCGCATGAAAGCAACGTCCCATAAAGAAGCTATTTATAAGGTAAGTGGGAATAAATGGCTCGGCTTAATTGTTGACTATATCATTATTTTTACACTGTTTGGTGTAGGGGTTGTCATGATTGCAGCTGCAGGATCTATCTTCGGTCAGCAGTTCGGACTCCCGGCTGTTTTCGGTATAACCGTAATGAGCATTTTGACCGCAATTACCATTATGATGAATATTGAAGGCGTGGTAAAAGTAATCGGCAGTATTACACCGTTTTTAATTCTGTCCGTAATCGCTGTGTCGATATACAGTCTTTTGACGATGGACGTGTCCTTTGCTCAACTTGAACCGGTTGCTGACGGCCAGCCATCATCATTGCCGAATTGGTTTATTTCAGGTATTAACTATGCTTCATTTAATATTGCAGTTGGTGCTTCAATGGCACTTCTGATGGGCGGCAGCGAGAAAAATGAAAAGGTTGCTTCACTCGGTGGACTTATTGGTGGACTTGGAATTGGTGTCATCATTGTGTTGACCAACCTGGCCATTTTTTCCAAAATAGATGTCGTAGCCAATGTGGATATGCCGATGCTGAAACTGGTTAACGATATTTCGCCGGTATTGGGAATTCTGTATGCGATCATTCTGTTCGGCATGATCTTCAATACTGCAGTTGGAATGTTCTTTGCCTTTGCAGCACGCTTTACGGATGTTGGAACCAAAAATCATAAAACATTTGTTGTTATTACAGGAATTGCAGCCTTTATTCTGAGCTTTGTCGGCTTTACAGAGCTTGTTGCGCTGTTCTACCCGCTGATAGGCTATTTGGGACTCTTTCTGATTCTGGCGCTTATTATTGCACCGTTTAGAAATACAACATTCAGTAAAGATGAAAAGGCTTCTAGAAAAAGTGCCTAA